GCGGCCTGGCCATTGATTTTGCCCCACGTGGGATCACCGTCAATAACGTCCAGCCCGGCCCGACCAGCACCGACATGAACCCCGCCGACGGACCGCATTCCGACCTGGTCAAAAGCCTGGTCCCGCTGGGTCGCCTGGGCACCGCCGACGACATCGCTGGTATGGTTGCCTACCTCGCGTCCGAGGAAGCCGCCTTTGTCACCGGTGCCAGCCTGACCATCGACGGTGGTTACCTGGCCTGATCCTTCATTTGCAGAGGTACCCCATGGCAAGACCCAGAGCATTCGACCGCGACCAGGTGCTGCAACAGGCCATACGTGTGTTCTGCGACAAGGGCTTCGCTGCAGCGTCCACCGAGGAACTGATGCAGGCCATGGGGCTCAGTCGCCAAAGCATGTACAACACGTTCGGCGACAAACGTCAGTTGTACTTGCAGGCCATGGCCGAGTATCAGCGCAATGGTGTTGACGATCTGATCGGGCGCCTCAACCAGGGCCAGACGCCGCTGCAGGCCATTCACGACACCTTGCAATCCTTCGCCACCCGCGCCTTGCGCGAAGGCACCGCGGGCTGCATGGGCGTCAATGCCATCTGCGAATTCGGCCAGGAAGACGAAGAAATCAACCGACTCACCACCCACAGCGCCGAACGCTTGCGCGATGCGCTGGAGCGCGCCTTAGGGCGTGCACGGGAGCAGGGAGAGTTGGCCCCCGGCACCGATTTATCGGGTGCCTGCGATTTTCTGATGGCCTCCCTCAGCGGCATGAAAATCGCCGGCAAGGGCGGTGCCACCGTGGAGCAGTTGGGCAATATCGCAGTGTTTGCAATCCGAGCGCTGGCCGCGAACCCGTAGTCAGAGAATCGGCGCGCCAAATCTGTTCAGGCGTGGCATCCAGTGATCCAGGATCTGCGCTGATGCCAAAATGTGATGCGCGCGCCCGATCAACAACCGGCGCGGCACAAAACCGATATACCGGGAGTCATCGCTGTTATCGCGGTTGTCCCCCAGCATGAAGTAACTGTCAGCCGGCACAGTGACCGGGCCAAAATTGCGCAACGCCCGCACTGTCGGCATGAACTGCACCGTGCGCTGACGGTTGGCCGCCAGCTCGTTCAGCTTGATCCCTGGCACCGTATGGCCGGGCACGATGGGCTCGCTGATGTCCTGGGCATCACTGTAGGTGGC
The genomic region above belongs to Pseudomonas azotoformans and contains:
- the lepB gene encoding signal peptidase I produces the protein MRSWLIRYRYAIMFWVCFGVFRTSLADWNPIPSGSMRPTLLEGDVVLVNRVAYDLKVPLTDISLAKLDNPQRGDVVTFSSPKDGIRLIKRIVGIPGDTLEMKDEVLWVNDVPATYSDAQDISEPIVPGHTVPGIKLNELAANRQRTVQFMPTVRALRNFGPVTVPADSYFMLGDNRDNSDDSRYIGFVPRRLLIGRAHHILASAQILDHWMPRLNRFGAPIL
- a CDS encoding TetR/AcrR family transcriptional regulator, which produces MARPRAFDRDQVLQQAIRVFCDKGFAAASTEELMQAMGLSRQSMYNTFGDKRQLYLQAMAEYQRNGVDDLIGRLNQGQTPLQAIHDTLQSFATRALREGTAGCMGVNAICEFGQEDEEINRLTTHSAERLRDALERALGRAREQGELAPGTDLSGACDFLMASLSGMKIAGKGGATVEQLGNIAVFAIRALAANP